The DNA region ACTTCCAGACGACATGCATTGAGTTCTTTCGTGTTGTAATATAGTCGTAAAATAAGATGATAGAAGAAGGCACAAGCAGGGGGGATCTGCTAGGGAGTACAGCTAGACCCTCACCCTTAAGAGTAGGGGGCAGCTACAAGTCTACTTTGTCTGGAAGGTTGACCCCTAGAGGTTCTCCTTCATTTCGTAGAGCGCACTCTGGTCGAACACCTAGAAGAGAAGGTAGAGGTGGTGGAGGATTCTCACAATGGTTTCGGACCAGCAGGTTGGTGTACTGGTTACTTCTGATCACTCTATGGGCTTATCTGGGGTTCTATGTACAGTCAAGGTGGGCTCATGGTGATAACAAAGATGATATCCTGGGATTCGGAAGTAGTCCAAGTGATGATATTTCTAATTCGACAAGTAATGGAAGAAGGCATTTGATTGCCAATGGTAGTTCCTTAGCTAATAAAACAGAGACAGTTGATTCACCGGTAGTAAAAGGCCGTGTGACTTTGACCAAGAAGGGCAGTGCTGGTTTGTCTCGACAAAGTGCTCCAAACAGGAAGAATAGGAGACCTGCTCGCAAGGGGCGGGGTAGACGCATTAAACCGAATCCAAGGGCTGCGGTGGTTGAGGAAAATAACTTCGAGGAGCAGGAATTAAATTTTCCTGAAGAAAACAATACTTATGGTTTGCTTGTTGGTCCATTTGGTTCTACAGAGGACAGAATACTGGATTGGAGTCCACAACAACGATCAGGAACATGTGACAGGAAAGGAGATTTCGCTCGGCTTGTTTGGTCCAGGAGATTTGTGTTGATTTTTCATGAGCTCTCGATGACTGGCGCTCCACTATCAATGATGGAGCTGGCAACAGAGCTTCTGAGCTGTGGGGCAACTGTTTCAGCTGTGGTTCTATCCAAGAAGGGTGGATTGATGTCAGAGCTCTCCAGGAGAAGAATCAAAGTGCTTGAGGACAAAGCAGACTTCAGCTTCAAAACTTCTATGAAGGCTGATCTTGTCATTGCTGGATCAGCAGTATGTGCATCATGGATTGGTGAGTGATCCCTGTCACGTGTTGTATTAAATAGCTGCTTGTGTTAATATTCTTTCGGTCAAATCAAAACTAATGTTCTTGATATCTGTACTTGTATGTCATTTAATAATTCTAGTGCTATGACTATATACGAACTGACTAACAAGCATAGTCAAATGAGCAAAAAACTGCTCAAGCATTCTTATATAATGTTATCAACAGTCTAATGCTGCTGTCTGGTTGATTTCCTTGGATGCTTCATTGCCGTCTGCAAAAATTGGAGCTTTAATTCAGTGGACTGCAATTTTATAACAAGCAATTTACCTCATGGCTTTTATTTATGAtgtcatataaaatatatgcatatgtttCTCGCTACAGATTGAGCAGCTAAAACATGCAAAGATTAAAGACTGATATTTAATTGCAACTTTTAATTAAGCATTAAGGATGTGCCATCTACTGTCGTGTTTTTATGAGTCAATTGGATCAGGTGAATCCCCTGTCACGGGTAGATTGTTGCTTCACATATTAGCTCATGATATGCCAATTTTTTGGGGATGAATAAGGCGCCCTGCATGTGGCTAACATCTATGTATGACCATAATGGTAATTAAAATGCTGGGCATTTAACTTTCTTTCTACActtcattaaatttatttcagATCAATACATGGAGCGTTTTCCAGCTGGTGGCAGTCAAGTTGTATGGTGGATCATGGAGAATCGGAAGGAGTACTTTGATAGGGCAAAACCTGTTCTCAACAGGGTGAAAAAGCTACTTTTTCTCTCGGAGGCTCAGTCTAGTCAGTGGTTAACTTGGTGCAAGGAAGAGAGCATCAAGTTGAGATATGCGCCAACAGTTATACCTTTGTCTGTAAATGACGAACTTGCTTTTGTAGCTGGTATTCCTTGTTCACTCAACACTCCGACCTTCACTTCAGAGAGGATGCTGGAGAAGAGAAAGTTGCTTCGAGATTCTGTTAGGAAAGAAATGGGTTTGACAGATAATGATATACTTTTGATTTCTCTTAGTAGTATAAATCCAGGGAAGGGCCAGCTTTTGCTTCTTGAATCAGTGGTTATGGTGATTAAGACTATGTCCCGGCAAGATGAGCTTAAAGTAAAACTTCCTGCGGGTGAAGCCCAGAAACAGAATAGCTCAAGTGGCTCAAGTGGGAGGACTGATTCGAGAGCTCTCTTTGAGCGTTCTAATAATTCGGGTTCAAGAAAGTCCCGTGTTACCTCAAAGAAATCTTCAAAGAAACTTAAGAGGAAACAGCTGCGTCGTCCCTCAGTTAATGAAGACTCTGGAAGTCTTGATACTGCTGTCGGAAGAAGAAAAGCACTCTCGGCCAATGAAAGACAAAAGCAGGTTCTGAAAGTGCTTGTCGGTTCGGTGGGCTCTAAAAGCAATAAGGTGCATTACGTAAAAGAGATACTGAATTTCACATTGCAGCACTCAAACTTGTCTAGTTCATTGCTCTGGACACCAGCTACTACTCGTGTTGCCTCACTATATTCGGCAGCTGATGTCTATGTGATAAATGCTCAGGTAAAAGTTGCTTGTCACCTGTCTATTCAATTTGATATTAGAAATTCAGTGGTCCTATTACTTCTTCATGGAACATTCATCGCATTTGCTCAAGCTGTTGGACTGGCCATTGACTGATTACAGGGTGTTTTTTTATTAGGGAATGGGAGAGACGTTTGGCAGAGTGACGATTGAAGCAATGGCCTTTGGCCTTCCGGTATGACAATTGACCAATATGTTAATGGAATCTGTCGTGCAAGAATTTATGGTCATTTAAATAGTACATTTTCCCGCTCTTCACTGAATGATGCATTGGTCTGAAAATAAGTCCAACTGGTGCATTGTTATCTGTTTATTGTCACAAACTTATGTTCTGTGGATAATCCATTTATACATTGGGTATACGCTAATGAAAATCATTTCTCATATGATCTTCCGGGTTCCCTCTTCTCAATGGATCAGGTGCTTGGAACCGATGCCGGAGGCACAAAAGAGATAGTTGGGCACAACGAGACGGGTCTTCTCCACCCTCCTGGGCACCCAGGGGTCAAACTACTCGCCCAGAACATCCAATATATGCTCGAGAACCCATCAGAGAGGGAAATAATGGGGAtgaaaggaaggaagaaggtGGAAAAGATGTACTTGAAACGGCATATGTACAGAAAGTTTGCCCTTGTCCTCTCCAGCTGCATGAGATGAAGCGCCAGCCATCTTCGGACGTATAGTACTCTCATTCTTTCATTGTTTGCATATTTCTCCGAATGGGAGTT from Punica granatum isolate Tunisia-2019 chromosome 3, ASM765513v2, whole genome shotgun sequence includes:
- the LOC116200843 gene encoding uncharacterized protein LOC116200843 — protein: MIEEGTSRGDLLGSTARPSPLRVGGSYKSTLSGRLTPRGSPSFRRAHSGRTPRREGRGGGGFSQWFRTSRLVYWLLLITLWAYLGFYVQSRWAHGDNKDDILGFGSSPSDDISNSTSNGRRHLIANGSSLANKTETVDSPVVKGRVTLTKKGSAGLSRQSAPNRKNRRPARKGRGRRIKPNPRAAVVEENNFEEQELNFPEENNTYGLLVGPFGSTEDRILDWSPQQRSGTCDRKGDFARLVWSRRFVLIFHELSMTGAPLSMMELATELLSCGATVSAVVLSKKGGLMSELSRRRIKVLEDKADFSFKTSMKADLVIAGSAVCASWIDQYMERFPAGGSQVVWWIMENRKEYFDRAKPVLNRVKKLLFLSEAQSSQWLTWCKEESIKLRYAPTVIPLSVNDELAFVAGIPCSLNTPTFTSERMLEKRKLLRDSVRKEMGLTDNDILLISLSSINPGKGQLLLLESVVMVIKTMSRQDELKVKLPAGEAQKQNSSSGSSGRTDSRALFERSNNSGSRKSRVTSKKSSKKLKRKQLRRPSVNEDSGSLDTAVGRRKALSANERQKQVLKVLVGSVGSKSNKVHYVKEILNFTLQHSNLSSSLLWTPATTRVASLYSAADVYVINAQGMGETFGRVTIEAMAFGLPVLGTDAGGTKEIVGHNETGLLHPPGHPGVKLLAQNIQYMLENPSEREIMGMKGRKKVEKMYLKRHMYRKFALVLSSCMR